A section of the Deltaproteobacteria bacterium genome encodes:
- a CDS encoding DUF4349 domain-containing protein, with the protein MIRGARGAFSAFLLLSLCAVSAKASAPKVTVSTSLVLKVTDRTQAADDLIKRNEELGGYFSQRQNDYVVLRVPHHALAKVIAMAESLGKVIQKTYNSTDVTFDIEEKRTLVASREAVLARYFKVLDGASLNAIVSIEHEMTQLIADIEQLRGSLNLIEHHVAFADLTVNFQFRERQPPIRDGSSSFAWLNTVNLIDLIEDFRK; encoded by the coding sequence ATGATTAGGGGAGCAAGAGGTGCTTTTTCTGCTTTTTTATTGCTTTCTCTATGCGCTGTTAGTGCAAAAGCGTCAGCACCTAAAGTAACGGTTTCAACGTCATTGGTTTTAAAAGTGACTGATCGCACGCAGGCTGCCGATGATTTAATTAAACGCAACGAAGAACTTGGCGGTTATTTTTCACAAAGGCAAAATGACTATGTAGTTTTACGGGTGCCACACCATGCGCTAGCAAAAGTTATTGCTATGGCTGAAAGCTTAGGTAAGGTAATACAAAAGACTTATAACAGCACAGATGTAACTTTTGATATTGAAGAAAAACGTACTTTAGTAGCCTCTCGCGAAGCAGTGCTCGCGCGATATTTTAAGGTATTAGATGGTGCTAGTTTAAATGCTATTGTGTCGATTGAACATGAAATGACTCAACTCATTGCTGATATTGAACAATTACGTGGTAGTTTAAATTTAATTGAACATCATGTTGCTTTTGCTGATTTAACGGTAAATTTTCAGTTTCGTGAACGCCAACCACCAATACGTGACGGCAGTTCGTCTTTTGCTTGGCTAAATACCGTAAACTTAATCGACCTTATTGAAGACTTTCGCAAATGA